One genomic region from Haloprofundus salinisoli encodes:
- a CDS encoding YihY/virulence factor BrkB family protein — MRRLAHVLGVAIAVARVAYEEEIKYPAGALAYYAFVSFIPLLVLVFAIIGEELALQIYTTTPQFLTVEAQGLMYEAMTEVSGRAGAGVFAIVVLAWGAANLATGFLAVVERIENAPERSLSEQLRDAVTTVVSLSLALTMIIVTSAVFALLSATSLVGIVGSLALLVALTGAFLPMYYVPSRVVTSWSGAVPGALTAAVGWSLLLSAIHFYAVNATRYAIYGVLSGIIIILTSLYVAASMLMIGVIVNVIFAGD, encoded by the coding sequence ATGAGACGGTTGGCGCACGTACTCGGTGTCGCCATAGCTGTGGCTCGAGTAGCGTACGAAGAGGAGATTAAGTATCCGGCTGGCGCACTGGCCTACTATGCATTCGTCTCGTTCATCCCACTTCTAGTGTTAGTCTTTGCAATCATCGGTGAGGAACTCGCTCTCCAGATATACACTACGACACCGCAGTTTCTCACAGTTGAAGCCCAAGGGCTAATGTATGAAGCGATGACCGAGGTCTCGGGACGGGCTGGGGCAGGCGTGTTCGCAATCGTCGTCCTCGCATGGGGGGCAGCGAACCTTGCGACCGGGTTTCTAGCTGTTGTCGAACGCATTGAGAACGCACCCGAACGGTCGCTCTCCGAGCAGCTTCGCGATGCAGTCACTACGGTCGTCTCGCTCAGCCTCGCTCTCACGATGATTATCGTTACGAGCGCGGTCTTCGCACTGCTGTCGGCTACTTCTCTTGTCGGGATTGTTGGGTCTTTAGCCCTGCTTGTCGCTCTCACTGGGGCGTTCCTCCCGATGTATTATGTCCCCTCCCGAGTTGTGACGTCGTGGTCAGGGGCAGTTCCCGGTGCCCTCACTGCTGCTGTTGGATGGTCGTTGCTGTTGTCAGCTATCCACTTTTATGCCGTAAACGCAACTCGGTACGCGATTTATGGCGTTCTCAGTGGCATCATCATCATTCTCACGAGCCTCTATGTCGCCGCGTCAATGCTTATGATTGGTGTCATCGTCAACGTGATCTTTGCAGGCGATTGA
- a CDS encoding TrmB family transcriptional regulator, translated as MSRDSLREHLTAFGLSTKETEAYLAILQSGTATTSDVSRGAGISHAYVYELATELAERGLISIDETTSPTLLHARSPEDALGGFSDRLTQMRHDIESLYQHSDTADPAVEIVHSRVTTRKRVRRVINHADHEVVLTIPASEFTHLQDSLRDARERGVTIYLQLVAPVEKVPTTTDWRKYATIVKSWDATPPVTVVADEKTGVMGAHSILSGRHSSAYALVFSQQDIAGAFFGNAISNFWPMGDNQFIADPDPLPATYTHARTAVTNAALHVAQGRSLTADVTVQAIGSEDTTTYERVPVVEIHQNIVGDPTNEFPIENNLVFDTADGRIATGGSDGSLQPFYEGYGMVSITLYEHSTEE; from the coding sequence ATGTCCCGAGACTCCCTTCGGGAGCACCTCACGGCCTTCGGACTCTCTACGAAGGAGACCGAAGCGTACCTGGCCATTCTCCAATCAGGTACCGCAACAACCAGCGACGTCTCACGAGGCGCCGGAATCTCGCACGCGTACGTCTACGAACTCGCAACCGAACTCGCAGAACGCGGCCTCATCAGCATCGACGAAACTACAAGTCCAACTCTCCTCCATGCACGCTCACCCGAAGACGCTCTCGGGGGCTTCTCTGACCGCCTCACCCAGATGAGACACGACATTGAGTCACTGTATCAGCACTCAGACACAGCGGATCCAGCTGTTGAGATCGTTCACTCTCGCGTCACCACTCGGAAACGGGTTCGTCGAGTTATCAACCACGCAGATCACGAGGTCGTGCTTACGATTCCCGCCTCCGAATTCACACACCTCCAAGACTCTCTCAGAGACGCTCGAGAACGCGGTGTCACGATCTATCTCCAGCTCGTCGCACCCGTAGAGAAGGTTCCAACGACTACTGACTGGCGCAAGTACGCAACGATCGTCAAATCCTGGGATGCGACCCCTCCAGTCACCGTTGTCGCCGATGAGAAAACCGGCGTAATGGGCGCACACAGTATCCTCTCAGGTCGCCACAGCTCCGCGTACGCGCTCGTGTTCTCCCAACAAGACATCGCAGGCGCGTTTTTTGGAAACGCTATCAGCAACTTCTGGCCAATGGGCGACAACCAGTTTATCGCAGACCCCGACCCTCTGCCGGCAACCTACACCCACGCTCGAACCGCTGTCACCAATGCTGCACTTCACGTCGCCCAGGGGCGATCACTCACTGCAGACGTCACCGTGCAGGCGATCGGATCCGAAGACACAACCACCTACGAACGCGTCCCGGTCGTCGAAATTCATCAAAACATCGTCGGCGACCCAACCAACGAATTTCCAATTGAGAATAATCTCGTCTTCGACACGGCAGATGGGCGCATCGCAACGGGTGGCAGTGACGGCAGTCTCCAACCGTTCTACGAAGGATATGGAATGGTATCGATCACTCTCTACGAACACTCAACTGAAGAGTGA
- a CDS encoding MFS transporter: protein METATDTEATAVSTSRRWWTLAIFAFAALEGATLQMQGAIIPALRAEFGTPEWLLGMVAPAGTAGFLVFVAAVGAVAGRVDTRRLLLFGIVGTGFGVFLMGLVPSFGLFLGALVLRGVFSGIGRGSDRPLLSHLYPRRRGQLFGYYDMMWAVGATLGPLAVAAALWFENWRLAYFGLGVCFIPLAVLIWYLPKPSVTGGGDDPLTLSELRRISRSPAVVVMAFGILLTTGVEGGLFTWLTTYAAGRISESLVTISLSMLLVAYIPGRFVAGSLSERFGYVPLAFGLGGLCLLSAIYTFVLASGLWLLVGVFCIGLTLSGLYPTLLAYATESAPEHSAPVNAIGLVVSSCGIAAVPAAMGFVIGSRGVETAMQLLFVPLGGILVVTAVAWIQIGSTNGA, encoded by the coding sequence ATGGAAACGGCCACCGATACCGAAGCCACCGCTGTGTCTACGAGCCGCCGCTGGTGGACACTGGCGATCTTCGCCTTTGCGGCACTCGAAGGTGCGACACTGCAGATGCAGGGTGCGATTATTCCAGCTCTCAGAGCGGAGTTCGGCACGCCCGAATGGCTGCTGGGGATGGTCGCACCCGCGGGAACAGCTGGATTTCTCGTGTTCGTCGCTGCTGTTGGTGCTGTTGCTGGGCGAGTTGATACTCGACGATTGCTCCTGTTCGGGATTGTTGGGACCGGATTCGGCGTCTTCTTGATGGGTCTAGTACCATCGTTTGGGCTGTTTCTTGGAGCGTTAGTCCTTCGAGGGGTATTCAGTGGGATTGGACGTGGGAGTGACCGGCCGCTGTTGAGTCATCTGTACCCTCGCAGACGTGGACAGCTGTTTGGGTACTACGATATGATGTGGGCTGTTGGAGCGACACTTGGTCCGCTTGCGGTCGCGGCTGCGCTCTGGTTTGAAAATTGGAGACTTGCCTACTTTGGACTCGGTGTGTGTTTCATCCCGCTTGCAGTTCTCATTTGGTATCTCCCGAAGCCATCTGTCACCGGCGGTGGTGATGATCCGTTGACGCTTTCTGAACTACGGCGAATCAGTCGGAGTCCTGCAGTGGTGGTGATGGCGTTTGGGATCTTGTTGACCACCGGTGTTGAAGGTGGATTGTTTACCTGGCTGACGACGTATGCGGCTGGCCGGATTTCTGAGTCGCTCGTGACGATCTCATTGAGTATGTTGTTAGTAGCGTACATTCCCGGACGATTCGTTGCAGGATCGTTGTCCGAGCGATTTGGGTATGTGCCGTTGGCGTTTGGACTCGGCGGGCTGTGTTTGCTATCGGCGATCTATACGTTCGTGTTGGCGTCGGGACTGTGGTTGCTAGTGGGTGTATTCTGTATTGGACTCACGCTGTCGGGGCTGTATCCGACGCTGTTGGCGTATGCGACCGAGAGTGCGCCAGAACACAGTGCCCCTGTGAATGCGATTGGGTTAGTTGTCTCTTCGTGTGGTATTGCGGCGGTACCAGCAGCGATGGGATTCGTTATCGGGAGTCGGGGTGTAGAGACAGCGATGCAGCTCTTGTTTGTGCCCCTTGGTGGGATCCTGGTCGTCACTGCTGTTGCCTGGATACAGATTGGGTCGACTAACGGAGCGTGA